From the genome of Petrotoga sibirica DSM 13575:
ACATGATAGATTCAAGAACAATAGCCGGAGCTATTTTTGGTGCAGCGTTGCCTTTCTTTTTTAGTTCTTTTCTAATAAATGCCGTGGTAAATGCTGCTAACAAGATGGTTGATGAGGTAAGAAGACAGTTTAGAGAAATACCTGGATTGATGGAGGGAACTGCAGACCCAGATTACGAAAGATGTATCAGGATTAGTAGCGAAGGTTCTCTAAGTCAAATAAAATTCCCGGCTCTCATTGCCACTTTAACACCTATAATTTCTGGACTTTTACTTGGTCCAAACTTCGTAGGAGGACTTTTGATAGGTACTACTCTTAGTGGTGTTATGTTAGCAATATTTTCTGCTAATTCTGGAGGTGCATGGGATAACGCTAAAAAGAGAATAGAATCTGGTGGAGTCGAAGGAGAAGGGAAAGGTACTGATGCCCATAAGGCAGCAATCGTGGGAGATACAGTTGGGGATCCACTGAAAGATACCGTTGGTCCCTCGCTTGATATACTAATCAAGATTATGTCAGTAACGGCACTTATAACCGTTTCAATCTTTAAAGTTTACCATCTCTTTTAAAAACTAAATCCCGAGGTTATTAGACACATGACCTCGGGATTTTTATTTTAAAACATTAAATTCTTAATCCACCATCTATTCTTATAACTTGTCCTGTTATGAAGGAAGAATCATCACTGGCTAAAAATACCGCTAATTTTGCTATATCTTGAGGCTCTCCCAATCGTTTTAAACAGGTATTTTCTACAACATACTCTACCAATTCTTCTTTTAAACTTTTTGTCATCCCTGTCTTAACAAAACCGGGTGCTATGGCGTTTACTCTGATATTTTCCCCTTTCATTGTAAGTTCTTTCGCCCAAGACTTTGTCATCCCTATTATACCTGCTTTTGCTGCTGAATAATTAGTTTGACCGATGTTTCCTTCCATACCTACCACGCTTGCCATGTTTATTATATTTCCAAACTTTTGTTTTCTCATTATCTTGGCAACTGCTTTTGTCATTATAAATGTTCCTTTTAAATTCACTTGTATTACTTTATCAAAATCTTCTTCTTTCATAATAACTAAGAAGTTATCTTTTGCCATTCCAGCATTGTTTACTAATATGTCGATTTTTTGGTATTTGTTATATATCTGAGTGACAATTTCACTAACCGTACTGAAATCAGTTATGTCTGCCTGATAATAAATGAACCTATCTTCTGGAAAATCACTTTTTTCGTTTTCTTCTATTTGAGGTCTTTCATCTATAGCGATTGCTATTACATTGGCTCCTTCTTTTATGAAATTCCGTGATATTTCTTTCCCTATTCCTCTAGAGCCACCTGTTACGATCGCAATCTTTTGATTTAACTTCAAAGGGAACACCCCCGATTTTTATATATTAAGCAATTTGACAGTTTTATTTATTTGTTTAATAAATTTTGTGAGCACTTTTGTCGGCCCAATTTCAACAAATTCATCCACACCATTATTCACACATTCCTCAATACACTCTATCCATCTAACGGGAGAAGTTATTTGCTTAATTACATTTTCTTTGATGAAAACAGGATCTGTCTCAAACTTCGCCGTCACATTCTGAACAATCGGAACCGTTGGTTTTTTGAATTCTATATATTCAATTTTTTTTCTCAACCTTTCTTCTGCATCTTTTAGAAATTTGGAATGGAACGGACCACTTACATTCAACGGAACAACCTTTCTGGCTCCTTCTTCCTTGAGCTTTTCCATAGAGATCAAAAGCTCTTCCATTTCTCCACTAATTACAATTTGTGAGGGAGAATTGTAATTAGCTATTTGAACGTTTGGATAATTGGCTAAAACTTTTTCAATCTCATTTAAATCCATGCCTATTACCGCTGCCATACCGCCTTTTCCTGGTTCAAAAGCTTCACTCATGTACAATCCCCTATAATAAACCGCTTCAACTGCCTCTTCAAAATCGATCACGTTTGCAGCTAAAAGGGCTGTCCATTCTCCTAAAGAATGACCTGCTACCACATCAGGTTTGAAACCTTCTTCTAAAGCTTTCAAATACTTCATATAACTAATTGTGAGTATAGCGACTTGGGCATTTTGGGTTAAGGTAAGCTCTTTTTCATCAGTGCCAAATATTATAGTTTTTATATCCACTCCAATCTTATTCTTTACTTTATCAAAAAACAATTCATATTCGGGTTTTTTTTCTAATATATCCTTTCCCATTCCCAAGTATTGGGATCCTTGTCCTGTAAACACAAAACATCGCAAAACTTATTTCCTCCTTTTATCGACATTTTTTTCTAAGTCATAATTTTTCAAAATATATGACATTATATCTTCAATAACCTCGTTAACACTTTTTATTTCCTCTATCAAACCAGCGGATTGTCCTGCCATAAAAGACCCACTTTCTTCGTCACCATACAAGAAAGCCTTCATAAGGCTACCTACCAAAGCTTCTTCTGCTTCTTCAGGTGAAGATACTTCTAGCTTCGCTATTTTTTTACCGAACTTTGTTTTTATTATGCGAGCTGGATGACCTATTTTCTGACCAGTAATTATAGTGTCTCTAATCCCCGCATTTATTATTTTTTCTTTGTAATTTTCATGGGCTTCACATTCATATGTGGCTATAAAGCGAGTCCCCATCTGAATGCCTTCTGCTCCTAAGGATAAGGCTGCAACCGCACCAGGCCCGTTAGCAATTCCACCTGCTGCTATTACAGGAACCGACAAGATACTGGAAAGCTTTGGAACTAAAACCATAGTGGTTACATCTCCAATGTGTCCACCACATTCCATTCCTTCACCTATTATAGCTTCCGCACCAGCATTTTCTAACCTCAAAGCTAGATTTTCCGATGAGACTACGGCTAATGTTGTTATTTCATTTTCTCTAAGCATAGGAATGTATTTGCTAGAATTCCCAGCTCCTAAAATGGCAACAGGCACTTTTTCTTGAATTATCAAATCTATGACTTCATCTATATGAGGATTAAGCATAATAACGTTTACGGCAAAAGGTTTATCGGTCATCTCTCTTATTAAATCAATCTGTTTCTTTAAAAGTTTTGCATCCATGTTTCCAGAACCTATAGTTCCTAATCCACCAGCATTAGAAACAGCTGCAGCCAATTTTGCAGTACCCACCCATGCCATTCC
Proteins encoded in this window:
- a CDS encoding nitronate monooxygenase, which codes for MEPVKNRVTDLLKIKYPILEGGMAWVGTAKLAAAVSNAGGLGTIGSGNMDAKLLKKQIDLIREMTDKPFAVNVIMLNPHIDEVIDLIIQEKVPVAILGAGNSSKYIPMLRENEITTLAVVSSENLALRLENAGAEAIIGEGMECGGHIGDVTTMVLVPKLSSILSVPVIAAGGIANGPGAVAALSLGAEGIQMGTRFIATYECEAHENYKEKIINAGIRDTIITGQKIGHPARIIKTKFGKKIAKLEVSSPEEAEEALVGSLMKAFLYGDEESGSFMAGQSAGLIEEIKSVNEVIEDIMSYILKNYDLEKNVDKRRK
- a CDS encoding beta-ketoacyl-ACP reductase; translated protein: MKLNQKIAIVTGGSRGIGKEISRNFIKEGANVIAIAIDERPQIEENEKSDFPEDRFIYYQADITDFSTVSEIVTQIYNKYQKIDILVNNAGMAKDNFLVIMKEEDFDKVIQVNLKGTFIMTKAVAKIMRKQKFGNIINMASVVGMEGNIGQTNYSAAKAGIIGMTKSWAKELTMKGENIRVNAIAPGFVKTGMTKSLKEELVEYVVENTCLKRLGEPQDIAKLAVFLASDDSSFITGQVIRIDGGLRI
- the fabD gene encoding ACP S-malonyltransferase, with the translated sequence MRCFVFTGQGSQYLGMGKDILEKKPEYELFFDKVKNKIGVDIKTIIFGTDEKELTLTQNAQVAILTISYMKYLKALEEGFKPDVVAGHSLGEWTALLAANVIDFEEAVEAVYYRGLYMSEAFEPGKGGMAAVIGMDLNEIEKVLANYPNVQIANYNSPSQIVISGEMEELLISMEKLKEEGARKVVPLNVSGPFHSKFLKDAEERLRKKIEYIEFKKPTVPIVQNVTAKFETDPVFIKENVIKQITSPVRWIECIEECVNNGVDEFVEIGPTKVLTKFIKQINKTVKLLNI